Proteins from a genomic interval of Deltaproteobacteria bacterium:
- the lpdA gene encoding dihydrolipoyl dehydrogenase, producing MAETQQFDVLVIGSGPGGYVGAIRAAQLGLRTACVEKSPTLGGTCLNVGCIPSKALLDSSEWFAQAKEKFAHHGVVCSNVTLDLPAMMQRKDKVVEGLTKGIEGLFKKNKVTRLQGQARFRDARTVTITAADGSTQDVQARAIVIATGSEPIALPTVPFDGERIVSSTEALTFSQVPQHLVVVGGGAIGLELGSVWLRLGAKVTVVELLPRLVPGIDAQIASALQRSLTKQGFSFMLGSKVTQATVNNGEVTLTVENDKKENKELKADRVLVAVGRKAYTAGLGAAEIGVAFDERGRVKVDHHYQTNVAGIYALGDAITGPMLAHKAEEEGVALAELLAGKAGHVNYDVVPGIVYTWPEVASVGLSEEAAKASEVQYKVGTFSFLANGRARCMDEADGMVKVIADAKTDRILGVHIVGPRASDIIAEAVMAMEFGASAEDMARAMHGHPTLPEALREAALNVEKRSRQS from the coding sequence ATGGCTGAAACACAACAATTTGATGTCTTAGTGATCGGCTCGGGCCCTGGCGGTTATGTGGGCGCAATCCGAGCCGCGCAGCTTGGCTTGCGCACGGCCTGTGTGGAGAAGTCGCCTACGCTTGGTGGCACCTGTCTCAACGTTGGCTGTATCCCGAGCAAAGCTTTACTCGATTCGAGTGAATGGTTTGCCCAAGCCAAAGAGAAGTTCGCGCATCATGGCGTCGTCTGTAGTAACGTCACGCTTGATCTCCCGGCGATGATGCAGCGCAAAGACAAAGTTGTCGAAGGGTTGACGAAAGGGATCGAGGGCCTCTTTAAGAAAAATAAAGTGACGCGCCTGCAAGGCCAGGCGCGTTTTCGTGATGCTCGAACAGTGACGATCACTGCCGCTGATGGTTCGACACAAGACGTGCAAGCGAGAGCCATCGTCATTGCCACTGGTAGTGAACCGATTGCCCTGCCGACCGTGCCCTTTGATGGTGAACGCATTGTGAGTTCAACCGAAGCCCTGACCTTTTCTCAGGTTCCGCAACATTTAGTCGTTGTCGGTGGTGGAGCAATTGGCTTGGAGTTAGGGTCAGTATGGCTTCGCCTCGGCGCGAAAGTGACCGTGGTCGAACTGCTTCCTCGACTTGTTCCAGGGATCGACGCACAAATCGCCTCGGCTCTCCAACGTTCTCTGACCAAGCAAGGCTTTTCCTTCATGCTCGGATCGAAGGTCACTCAAGCAACGGTGAACAACGGCGAAGTGACGTTGACTGTTGAGAACGATAAAAAAGAAAACAAGGAACTCAAGGCTGACCGAGTACTCGTTGCTGTCGGGCGCAAAGCCTATACTGCTGGCCTTGGCGCAGCCGAGATCGGTGTCGCGTTCGATGAACGCGGTCGGGTGAAAGTTGATCACCACTACCAGACGAACGTCGCAGGCATATATGCGCTCGGCGATGCGATTACAGGTCCGATGTTAGCGCACAAAGCTGAGGAAGAAGGCGTGGCACTCGCTGAGTTACTGGCCGGGAAAGCGGGCCATGTGAACTATGATGTCGTGCCGGGTATCGTGTACACCTGGCCTGAGGTCGCGTCAGTCGGTCTTTCTGAAGAAGCGGCAAAAGCTTCAGAGGTCCAATACAAAGTCGGTACCTTTTCTTTCCTTGCCAATGGCCGGGCCCGATGCATGGATGAGGCTGATGGCATGGTGAAAGTCATTGCTGATGCGAAGACTGATCGTATTCTCGGAGTGCACATCGTTGGACCACGTGCTTCGGACATCATTGCTGAAGCGGTCATGGCGATGGAATTTGGCGCATCGGCTGAAGATATGGCCCGCGCCATGCACGGTCACCCCACGCTTCCAGAGGCCCTGCGAGAAGCTGCATTAAACGTTGAGAAGCGCTCACGACAGAGCTAA
- the odhB gene encoding 2-oxoglutarate dehydrogenase complex dihydrolipoyllysine-residue succinyltransferase has protein sequence MSVDIVIPALGESITEGTILRWLKDAGEAVERDEIVVEIETDKATMELAAPEAGVLSEILKPAGEKVEIGEVIGRVTPGATATARPAPTAAAKSPTPAPVAPVQPQTPVAPLSPAVRRLVEEHAVNPTDVAATGRGGRITKGDVLEHVSAKAAPAPVSTPPAPVQRPAAPPPIVAAFADGNVPREQPQPMSRIRRRIAERLKQVQNTAAILTTFNEIDMSAAMALRSKYNESFKERYGISLGFMSIFAKASVEALRAFPAINAEIRGEDIIYKNYYDLGIAVGTEQGLLVPVIREVDRKSFAQIEIELGELGQRARAGKIKVEELAGGTFTISNGGVYGSLMSTPILNPPQSGILGMHKIEKRPIVAGPNDEIVVRPMMYVALSYDHRIVDGREAVLFLRRIKDCLEDPARMLFGL, from the coding sequence ATGAGTGTTGATATTGTGATTCCCGCTCTCGGTGAATCGATTACCGAGGGAACGATTTTGCGCTGGCTCAAAGATGCTGGCGAAGCGGTTGAACGTGACGAAATCGTTGTCGAAATCGAAACTGATAAAGCGACAATGGAACTTGCTGCCCCAGAGGCTGGGGTCTTAAGCGAGATTCTCAAACCCGCAGGTGAAAAAGTCGAGATTGGCGAGGTGATTGGACGCGTGACTCCAGGAGCCACGGCCACTGCCCGTCCAGCACCAACTGCGGCGGCAAAATCTCCAACTCCAGCACCAGTTGCGCCCGTGCAGCCACAAACCCCTGTTGCACCATTAAGCCCAGCCGTGCGTCGCCTGGTCGAAGAGCATGCGGTGAACCCTACCGATGTTGCCGCTACCGGTCGTGGTGGAAGGATAACCAAGGGTGATGTCCTGGAACACGTATCCGCGAAAGCCGCACCAGCACCAGTGTCCACACCACCTGCTCCCGTCCAACGTCCTGCAGCGCCACCGCCGATTGTTGCCGCGTTTGCGGATGGGAACGTGCCGCGTGAACAACCCCAGCCAATGAGCCGTATTCGCCGACGCATCGCCGAACGCCTCAAGCAAGTGCAAAACACGGCGGCGATTCTAACCACGTTCAACGAAATTGACATGAGTGCGGCGATGGCGCTGCGCTCCAAATACAATGAGAGCTTCAAGGAGCGCTACGGTATTTCGCTCGGCTTTATGTCGATCTTCGCGAAAGCGAGTGTAGAAGCGCTCCGTGCCTTCCCGGCGATCAATGCTGAGATTCGTGGTGAGGACATCATCTATAAGAATTATTATGACCTCGGCATTGCGGTCGGAACCGAGCAAGGGTTACTGGTGCCAGTGATTCGTGAGGTGGACCGCAAGAGTTTTGCGCAAATTGAGATCGAATTGGGTGAACTCGGTCAGCGGGCGCGTGCTGGGAAAATCAAAGTTGAGGAACTTGCTGGCGGGACTTTCACTATTAGTAATGGTGGCGTGTATGGCTCGCTGATGTCGACGCCGATTCTCAATCCGCCGCAAAGTGGCATCCTTGGCATGCATAAGATCGAAAAACGTCCGATCGTTGCGGGACCTAACGATGAGATCGTTGTCCGCCCCATGATGTATGTGGCTCTGTCTTACGATCATCGCATTGTTGATGGTCGCGAGGCCGTTCTTTTCCTGCGGCGGATCAAGGACTGCCTTGAAGACCCGGCCCGGATGCTGTTCGGACTATAA